Proteins encoded within one genomic window of Methanothrix harundinacea 6Ac:
- the cbiG gene encoding cobalt-precorrin 5A hydrolase, with amino-acid sequence MGDRYDPEVVVYRREGPEATLEAVGRFDLVVAVMAVGIVVRILCPALREKWTDAPVVAVDSSLRSAVPVVGGHHGGNDLAYHLYEKLGAYPAVTTATDAAGRPSLEGTADRLGASVVNRSSSKEVNLAFLREDVPVLRIVGPKVVLVDEGVAVLRRRGGIVVGLGARRGVDASEVLEAVGSALVSVGRSFEEIRAIATAEIKRDEPGISEAAERLGRPVVYLDEEVLNAQSPTTESRARDLGLVGVAEPAALALSERLIMPKKAYGRVTVALGE; translated from the coding sequence ATCGGAGACCGGTACGACCCAGAGGTCGTCGTCTACCGCCGGGAGGGACCCGAGGCGACCTTGGAGGCCGTCGGAAGGTTCGACCTGGTGGTGGCGGTGATGGCCGTCGGGATCGTGGTGAGGATCCTCTGCCCGGCCCTCAGGGAGAAGTGGACCGACGCCCCCGTCGTCGCCGTCGACTCCTCCCTCCGCTCCGCCGTCCCGGTGGTGGGGGGCCACCACGGAGGAAACGACCTGGCATATCATCTATACGAGAAGCTGGGGGCGTACCCCGCCGTCACCACCGCCACCGACGCGGCCGGACGGCCATCCCTGGAGGGGACGGCGGATCGGCTGGGGGCTTCCGTCGTCAACAGGTCCTCCTCGAAGGAGGTCAACCTCGCCTTCCTGCGAGAGGACGTCCCCGTCCTCCGGATCGTGGGGCCCAAAGTCGTCCTGGTCGACGAGGGGGTGGCGGTCCTGAGGAGGAGGGGCGGGATCGTCGTCGGCCTCGGCGCAAGGCGGGGGGTCGACGCCTCGGAGGTGCTGGAGGCGGTCGGGTCCGCCCTGGTATCGGTGGGGAGGTCCTTCGAGGAGATCCGGGCGATCGCCACCGCCGAGATTAAGAGGGACGAGCCCGGCATCTCCGAGGCGGCAGAGAGGCTGGGGCGGCCGGTCGTCTACCTCGACGAGGAGGTCCTCAACGCCCAATCCCCGACGACGGAGTCCCGGGCGAGAGACCTCGGCCTCGTCGGGGTGGCGGAGCCGGCGGCCCTCGCCCTCTCCGAGAGGCTGATCATGCCGAAGAAGGCCTACGGGAGGGTGACCGTTGCCCTCGGAGAGTAG